TCAAATGCCTGATCGAAACGTCACACTGGCGCCTGATAATCTGTCGGCTACAGGCTCCGCTGAGGGCAGAATCCGGCAACCTTGACTTTTCCCAGCAGCGATCGTTGAGTCCGCTACACAGCGCCGGGCGCTTCGACCATTAAGGTGTATGTCCACCTCGGTTGAGTGTAGATACAAAATGAAGCAGACCGCAGCACATGAGAGACAACTCGATAGTTGCAATTTTTCTGCTGAGGCAAGGCTCTGTTGCCGCCTTTAGGGACAGGTGGCCACTATCCATCTCAAactctcgctttttcgtcgCCCCTTTAAGAAACTGTAACTCAGGAAGCTCGTTTACCGGCTTTCGACTCTCAGATTTCAAGTCGGCAGGTCGGGATGCGACCTGGAACGTGTCGTATGCCACAGCACGAATTCGCCCCTCCGTAGAAAGCCAAGCCTCTCCAGCCCTccttttgtgtctttctttgcCTGAACCCCGTTCCTACCCTTTCCTCACACGTCGGAAactgcttctcccttccttccctcctttTTTCGGCGTCGTTCGAGCGTTCTCGACGGCTTCATGCAGCTGTGCTGCTTCAAAGAAACGTTTAATTGTATGTGAAAGAAGTCGAAtggtgtctctcctttttttctcagtgGTCACGGGTCACGGCGAGGCGCTCTCGCGCCCCAGGCTCCGGGCGCCGCTGCAgggcgttgcatgcatcaaacgaggaaaacgccCCCTCTCCCGCTGGCCGCTCTCCGCGCGCAAAGTGCCGTCTTTGCCCGGGTAGTGAAAAGAGTTTGAGAGTTTCTTTCTGGCCAGAAAGGAGCTTTAAAAGGCGGTAGGAACCGACGGCGACGCGTCTGATCCCTCCGGCGTGTCTCCTGCACGTTggcgcttcctctcgcggAGAAATGCCGTAGGGCTGCCCCACTTCCTCTTTTCAGTTGACTTTTCCTTTCGACACTGCAACAATTGGgggggaaaacgaggaaataTGCTcgaacaagaaggaaactCTGAAGCTGGCTAGATCGCCCTTCTGTTAGACCCGCGAGGGTCGGGGATGGAGATtggcgcatgcgcagcgcTCGTGTCAGTGTCTCCCGTCGTTTCTCGGGGACGCACTCTCGAGTGTCGAAATACACTCCAGCAATGCGTGGAAACGAATAAATCACAACAGcatcgcgtttcttctctgtaaTTGATGCCAGCGCACTTCGTCTCCGAGTCCAGTTCTCTGCGTCgatcttcctctccgttttgtCGGCCGCCTGAAAACGCGGTTTCCTTGTCGAATCTCCCGCACAACTCAAACGTACTATCGTTTCCTGATACACGTGTCTTGCGTCTCTTGGGGATTTGACCAGTCCCATCATTCCCCTACAAACTGCTTCCTTCATTACGTGGGGCATCCGGCGGTTGAAATCGTGATCTGGCTTCGtcattttcttccttcgGTTTTCCACCTTTCTAAAAAAGTTTTTtcggcctcctctctcccagGTGTTCCTTTGCGTTTCCCTTGCACTTGGCTCGGAGTTTCGAAGACAAACATCAGGTTTCGTGTTCCTCTTCGCCACTCCCAGTTTTCGTGCGATTTCTTTTCaacgctttccttctctggcTCCTTCCCTCCGAGCCTCCGTCCGGTTCTCCGCATTCTTGttctcagtttctcttttttctttacCGCGGACCCCCTCACTTTTAGATCTTTCGTCCACgcagctcctctctcttccgccaCTCTTGTCTCACATCCACTTTTGCTTCcgcctgttcttctcttcttccgttccATTAGCCTGTCCTTTTTTTCCCCTCAAGtatcttctcgtctcttcctctacctgttggtgtcttcttcgccgtctctctgtgtcgtcgcttctctccttctcttcttccttcagtttttttttatatctccctctctcctctctctttccccccTCTCGAGATGGACGGTCCCGCGCCCAAGTTGGACTTGGGCTCCAAGCGGGCCTTGGGCGCGACGGGTTTCGACGAAGATCCTCGTGGCGACTCTGCACGGCGCCGGACAGGTTTCTCAGATGGCACAGAGGCCAAGCCATCGAACTTCTCCTCGGGACCGCTGCCTCAGGCGTCAGGCTTCTCGGACCGAGCCCCCGGCTTCGCGTTTCCGGGTGGCCTGCCTCCTGCGCAGGCGGCCTTGCCTGGAACGGTCGGCGCGGCGTCCGTCGCCGCGGCGCCTCTGTACCCGAACGGAGAAGTCCCCGAAGGCATCAATCCGTACACCGGGGCGCCGTATTCGCAGCGGTACTACAAGATTCTCGAAGGGCGCAAGAAGTTGCCTTCctggaacgcgaagaaaaacttcTTGAAGCTCGTCAAACGGAACCGAACGGTCATTCTGGTCGGAGAAACGGGAAGTGGAAAAACGACGCAGATGACGCAGTTCCTCATCGAAGCTGGCCTGCACCAAGGCAAGTGCGTCGCCTGCACGCAACCCAGACGAGTTGCCGCCATGAGTGTCGCCCAACGTGTTGCAGACGAAATGGACGTCGAACTCGGAAAGGAGGTAAGAGAAGAGCATGAaggggaagggaggaaagcgacagagagagagagaacggagagaggcgacgagtGGAAAATTCAGAATACCGTgggagagcagcagaagagagaagggagggaaggtggagaagagtgAACGGACACACGGAGGAAAGCTGGGTGAGAGGGAGGTACGAAACGGAAGAgcgggaggaaagagggagaacgaaaaggagatggagagagtCGCGCggagcagggagagagaatggagagTTCGAAGGAGAGATGGAGCACGACCTCCGCGGGAGAGATGCCGTGGGGAACTCGCAAAGGCACCTTAGTGAGGGGATCCAGACATCGCGGGGCGAGGTCCAAGGATCGCCGGACAGCCCGGAAAACCGTTGGCACACGGCCATGTGGTGTCTTCGTGGAAACGTCTCTCCAACCCCGTACCCAAAGTagctccgtttctctcccgttcccCACTTCAGGTTGGCTACACGATTCGATTCGAAGACAAGAGTTCTCCGATGACGATTCTGAAGTACATGACGGACGGCATGTTGCTGCGCGAAGCCATGGCGGATCCGCTGCTGGAGCGTTACAGCGTGGTGGTGCTGGACGAGGCACACGAACGCACCTTGGCCACAGACGTCCTCTTCGGCTTGCTCAAGGAAGTATGCAAGAACCGGCCGACGCTGAAGATGGTGGTGATGAGTGCGACGCTGGACGCGCGCAAGTTCCAGCAGTACTTTGACGACGCGCCGATTCTGAATGTGCCGGGCCGCATGCACCCTGTCGAGATCTTCTACACTCCGCAGCCCGAGAAGGACTACCTGGAGGCCTGCATTCGCACTGCGATTCAGATCCACATCTCCGAGCCGCCCGGGGACATGCTCATCTTTCTCACGGGTGAGGAGGAGATCGAGCAGACGAAGCGGGAGCTGGAGAAGCTCGCGCAGAGACACTCCGAGTGCGGCGAGCTTATGGTCGTCCCGCTCTACTCCTCGTTGCCGCCCGCAATGCAGCAGCGAATCTTCGAGCCTGCGCCAGGCCCGAAGTACGAGGGCGGGAAACCTGGGAGAAAGTGCGTGGTCAGCACAAATATCGCCGAAACGTCCATCACCATAGACGGTATCGTCTACGTCATCGACCCTGGGTTCTCCAAGCAGAAAGTGTACAACCCGCGAGCGCGCGTCGAgtcgcttctcgtctcgccCATCTCGAAGGCCAGCGCCCAGCAACGCGCCGGAAGAGCCGGAAGAACTCGCCCTGGAAAGTGCTTTCGACTGTACACTGAGAAGGCCTTTGAGCAAGAACTCGTCGACCAAACCTACCCCGAGATTCTCCGCAGCAACTTGGGAAGTGTCGTCATCACTCTGAAGAAACTCGGGATCGACGACCTCGTGCATTTCGACTTCATGGACCCACCTGCTCCGGAAACCCTCATGCGTGCTCTCGAACAGGTCAGACAGATGGGTGTGGGGCCAGGGGAGGGAGGCGCATATGCGAGGTGTAGAGTGCAGGGTGGAGCTCTCTCCGTCAATAAGCGTGTTGCGCCTTACAAACACCTGACGCCTAGTTTTCTGTGCGGTTGGGGTCATGACGTTTCATCGGCTCCGATGGGTCGCTGACCAAGACCGCCCTGAAGCCGGACACGCGGTGTGCTCTGTCACGGGGATGAAGATCGGAGCAGAAGGTTGGGTGTATGCGCCGCGGTAGGTGGACCTGCTGttgcaggcagagagaacgtCTCAGCGTCCGAGgcggcgcgaggagacacaactCATGGCTGGTGTTTGGCGCGTTCTGTCCGCGAGAAAGATACGTTTCGGCTGACATGATGAAGAGttcgttttctgcatctGTTTACACGGGAGGACGGACGAGGCGGTCTGGGGTTCCGCTGCTGTTGGGGTCCGATGTCAAGTACGCTCGAAGGATTCGCCTGTCGCTCCAGAGGTGAAAATGTTTTTTCCAAGACTGCTCTGATGCAGAGTACATTGGTCTGGACAGGTCTCGAGTAGTCGGTGTCGGCCCATCGCGTGCTTTCGGCAACGCCGTGTCTCCCTGGGTTTTCCCGAGCCGCCAGCCGGCGTAGGCGTTCCATTTTGCTTTATCGTTCGCTGCTTTCCGTCGAGTCTTGTGGTCACAACACGAAACGTGAAGGTTTAATTCTAACCTCGAGTGGAAACGAACAGTGTCTTTCCGTgtgtctgcgtgtgtgtctgtgttcaGCTGAACTACCTGGGAGCGCTCGACGACGAGGGGGAGCTCTCTCCGGAGGGCGAGTCGATGGCGGAGTTTCCTCTCGACCCGCAGCTAGCGAAGGCGCTGGTGGACAGCGCGAAGTTTGAGTGCAGCAAGGAGATGCTGTCGATTGCGGCCATGCTTTCGGTGCCGCTGACGTTTTTGCGGCCGAAGGAGCGGAGTCGCGAGGCGGACGCTGCCAAGGCGCGCTTCTCCCACCTGGACGGGGACCACCTGACCCTGTTGAACGTGTTTCACGCATACGTCCAGCACGGAGGCGGGAGCCCCGAGTCGGAGCGGCAGTTCTGCTTCGACAACTTCTTGAATCCGCGGTCTCTGGCGTCTGCGAAGAACGTCCGGACGCAGCTTCAGCGCACCATGGAGCGGCTCTCGATTCCGCTGAACAGCACGCCGTACACGAGCAAGGAGTACTACTCGAATATCCGAAAGGCACTTGTCGCTGGGTACTTTATGCAGGTTGCGCACCTGCAGCGGTCGGGCCACTACTTGACCGTGAAAGACAACCAAACCGTTGCGCTGCACCCGTCCACGGTCCTCGACCACAAACCGGAGTGGGTGATCTACCACGAGTACGTCCTCACCAGCAAAAACTTTATTCGCACCATCACTCAAGTTCGCGGCGACTGGCTCCTCGAACAGGCCCCGCACTTCTACAACCCCGACGACTTTCCCGAGTGCGACGCGAAGAAAGTCCTCAAAAAAATGATTGAAcgccagaagaaggaaaaggaggcgaaagCCACCAACGGAAACGCCGCGAACGAGTCGAAAGCCCCAGGTGTTCCCGCCTCAGTCTGAAACAAGGAAGGCGGGAGTGCTGAGGGCGGCATtcgacaagagagaaggaacatgtgatgaggagaaagagaaggacaggagagagaggtggCTGGGTTCGAAGAGCACATGTGTTGGAGATACTTTGTTCTGGGGAGGGAGGGGGGCGGTGTTGGCAGGATGTTTTTTGGGGTGTCTAGACACTGCGCGGATCCCTCGGAACAAGGAACGTCGGGAGGCGTCACGCCGTGGaacgtttgttttttctcttgcctccGCTGTTTTTGAAGTACCAGTCCGTCAATTTCTTTCGCGACATAAACGAATCTCCCCTGAGCGTTGACCCGATCGCCAGGGGAGGCGTTTTCTTGGCATTAAATACTACTTTCATGCGGTGTTCTGTGTTCCTTTTATTCGGCATGCGGTGTGTCTGGCGTCGTGAATCCAAGAGCGTTCGACAGGAGACGGTGCTGCAGACGGGTCGTTTGTCAGGGTATCCGTCGTCAATGGGCAAACCTGTCGACGGTGCGTCTTTGTGTCGTGTCTGTGACTGTGTCTTTGATATGTGCCTCAATCGTGCTTCGGTGGTAACCCCTCACCAACTGTGGGCAGTAGCACTATCGCTGGATTCTCTTTACACCTTCTATATATCGATGCGTTGTCCAAATGGGACGATTGTACAATGTGCTTGCCATCGTGTGAAGTGTCTGTTCGGCCTTCCGAACATCACGCCTGCTGTGTCAGTAACTGGAGAACCTAAGTGCGCCGCTTGCTTGTTCTATGCGTCCTCACTTGAACGATTTTCTTCAGAAACTTCAGGGCACTTCTCGCTTCCGAGAATGCGCTGAGTGTTTCCTGCTCGTTTCCTGTGACCGGTTGCTCTGCATACAAGCGTCGGAGCGCCTAACTCAACAAGTTGTGTCAGCGGAGCCGCCGGTGGGCGTGGCGAGATACCTGCATCCGAACAAGCTACGGTGCGTCCGGATTTGTTTGTTTGTGGATGACTATGTGTTGGCAAAAGTGAGGGGTGATCTCAGTGACACCAGACAATATGTTTAGAACAGCAGTAGAAACATTTGCCTTGTGGGCTAGGACGCCCGATTTCGGTCCTAGAGCCAAAATGGTCTGGCGGGATCGTTCTAGAATTCCCATGAGCAACAAAGGCGACCGTCACTGCCTCATCTGATCTGGCCGCACGAAACTGTCGGCTTTGCACTTTTAACAACTTCATGCGCTCAGCTGGATGGTAAtaaagaggagaacagaaCGAAGATAGGAAATGATGAGATGTAAACCAAGGGATGAAAACTGCGGGCATCCTTACTTAACATCTGGCTCAACTGCGAAGAGACGTTTTCCATGGAAGAACACCCTCGACCGTAGATGGCGTTTGGTTGGTCTAAGCACGACAACCCTTGGGCAAGGGCGTCGTTTTCTTATGGACCAAAGACAGTTTGGCAACCAATTGAATTGATTTCTTCAGTGTTACCCCCCGGAGTCAGCGAGTAACCAGGCTTGTTCCTGGGCAAGCTCTAGCTACAAAGACATGTTCCATATTTCCTTGTGCAGGTCTCCTCGGAGCCGCCTCACAGCGTCCGTTCACTGGATGACACGCACTAACAAACCACCGGCTTTACAAAGTTTTATGGTGATCTGTTGATCCACTCGGGTTCGCCGGCCTCCGCTTGGATTGCCGTAACGTAAAGAAAGCCGCAAGAATACTTGACGGTAGCACTCAAGGTACACTTCGCAGCATGGCATTTGTTCTGCGTTGTAGCTAGCCTGTATCTCTCCTGCATCTAAATAGAGAAGGTTCTCCCAAACGGGAATACGTGTGGAAGTTCCCGCTGGTGTTACAGTGCTCAAATGTCTGTGTGCCACTCCCATCAGTACGAATCCTTAAAGCATGCGTAATAGTAGGCCAGAGTGTGTTGCGATCTGTATAATGAGAACCGCAATTTCAGAAAAATCTACATTCGGCAAAAGACTGTGGCACTTCGTAAGGGTGTTCCTATTTAAAACAGCGGCTCAGTTTGACCCGCGAGATCATCGCCATAAACGCGCGTTACAATATGAGCAGCCTAGCGGGACATACCTGATTTCACGCGGGAACCCCGCAGTGGtcgtcgcttttcttccaCGTTCGAACCCGCGAGTATCGCAAGGAGTTAGCCAACCAAACAGGCGAGAAAGTTCCCTCCCCATGCTGCTTCCGAATCAGAGCGTGTCtcaagcagagaaacaggcgGGCATTTGTCTTTATCTTGTGTTTACATGACGCTTGGAAGTGGCTTCGTAGCTCTCTCGTTATAAATGTCTGGACAGGCACCTGTTTGGGGCTCCAGCGGTACCTTTCCAGTGGCCACCTCTCGCTTTGCACCGTTGACCGTGAACGCGTCGATGTGCTACGGCGGCTTGGTGGGGCTTGTTGGGCAAGTCTACCAAAATGTTTTCTCGTGAAtcttgttctttttctttttttgagacgaggaaggagacaacgaaCAACTCTGCTCATTCGTGTCCCCTGTCACATTTTTCGATGGTTTTTTGCCTTTCCTTATTGTCCAGCTGTCTTACAGAATGAGTGTGCTCGCCGCGTGCCTAGATCGTGTCTGGCTTGTTCAGTAGCTatcttctcgcgtctggtCTCCCCTCGACTCGTACTTTTCCCGGTTTTCTTGCACTGTCGACTGTTCCCTTGCTTCCGCTTCACCGTCTCAACCTCCCGTCTCGTGGCGATTCTCTTCTGAAATGGCGGCTTCCCCCGGCAGCCCAGCCGTGTCTGCCGCCTTGGTGCAGTTTGGTCGGGGTTTGCAGCATGCGATCTCGAATGCCTCGTCTGCTATCGTTGCAGCAGCCGGCCATAGGAGCGGAACAGTTACTTCCTCTGTTGTCCAGAGTTCTGCTGTTTCAGAGACATCCTGTGCCGcgctgctctcgcctctACTTGGTCTCGGTGTTCAGAGTTCACCACCCTCTGCTGACAAGGGTTCATCCACTCCGATACCAGACGACCGTCGGGCACCTGATTCTTCTTCACATATACAGCCCGTGGCACCCTCCCATGCTCATCAGTCGTGGCCAGACTCCGCTTCCACCGCccgagaggaaggcgcccCCGCCGTGGACACTGCACCGCACACTGAGGAACCTGGAAGTGAACCTGGACAAGCAGAGGATCCGGCATCCCGATCTGCAAATAATGTTTCTTCTCTTAAGCGTCCGCCCCCCTCTGTGCGTGAGGGAGACAATGTTCCCCGAATCACTCGACGGGAAGATGACGCGTCCTCGTCACCTCCGGATCGAAGCATATTCGTTGGACCTCACGAGGTTCCCACCGTGTCGGGTGGAGGCGCTGGAGGCAGAAACACAGTCGGAAATCGTTTGAGCCGATGCGCTCCCTCTTACTTTCCCAGCCAACCCGGCACAACGTTTCAGCAGCGTGTGGGCGCGTCTACGGCTTGCTGTTCTCTTCTATCTTCGCCGTGCGCCCCTTCTTTGTGTTCGTCTGTACCATTTCCGCAGCAGATTCCTCAACTACAGGTTTGTCGAACCGAGTTTGATCGAATGGGTTTTGCGGGAGCCGAAAGTCGCCTTGAGGAGGTCGAGAACTCGTGGTTTTTTATCGACATTTTCGGCGGCGACAACGCCTTTGACAAGGGGACTCGTGGAACTCAGTTTGGCACCTCATCTTACCCTGTTGATGAAACGAGCAACTCTTTCACAGAGTGCATCACTCCCGCCTCGGTTAGAGATCGTCGGCGTTACTCGTTTGACAGGGTACTGAAGGTATCAAGCCCCAccgtcgaggaagaagaaatcaaTGAAATGACGAGGAAGGGACTGAAGACGGACAGCCACCAGGCCCTGAGCACGTCAGCGGGTGGAGGCGACACCTTACCAACTGATGGCAGAGAAGGAGTGACAATACCGGAGACACGGGCGAGTCGCAGATGTGGCGACACGGtagacggaagagaggagagttTGGTTGACATCGAAAGCAGGTCCTCAGGTCTTGTTCGAATCAATGAGCCGAGCGAAATTGGCTTGGACGCTTCTCAGCTTGCATCAACTCTGACTTCGGAGCTTATTTATGGGTCTCGAGCTAGCTCTTTTgccgcagacgaaggaaTGGTAGAGGCCGGAACTTTGTCTGTTGCTCGATCTGTCAGTCGCAGCAAGCTATCTGAAGGAAAAATAGAGGCAAATGGAGGCATTGAAGAGCCGGGAGGCGGCAATGAAGAAGTGGAGCGGGATTTATCAGCTGGAACCGAGTGTAGATCTTCGATTCCTTGTTCccttcgccgcctcttcGAGACGCAAATTGAGACACAAAAAGATGTGTATCGTGTGGTGTCACCGATCGAAAAAACGTGGAATAGAGACCCGACGTACACGAATacgcagcgagaaaaaatcCGCTTTCTGGATCGCTTTTTgacgcctctttctcccgaGGAGAAGCTGCATCTAGCTACGCGTAGCGCAGCGGCCTGTGATGtgagagatggagagaagtcACAAGACGACGCCTTTCCCGGAACAGAACCTGTAATGCGATCTCGCTTCCCATCCACCTTTTTTCCTGCTCTCACCGCGCGCTCGTTCTGGCCCCAACGCAGGTACACAACGACAACGATGTGCCCCGAGAATTTACTGGGTGGGGAAACTGCGGGTTATTGGCGCAACAACGGGACCGCTGATCTGACAAGTACTTCACGGAATGGGGAGAGAAGTGCACGAAGGCCTCCGCCTGGGAGGCATAGGAGATGTGGGACTTCAGGGAGACATAGAATGCAGAAGGCGGGTGCAAGTACTAGTTTCCCGTCTTTCGCGGTGAGAAAGCTTgcacggagaagaagcaacttCAGACGTTAGTAACGAACGAAACACACATCTAGACTCACGCACGCACGCGCAGACACAGGGCGTATCCATACGTAGGCAAGTCTGTAAAATGCGTTCAATGAGTTGCTGAACAGGTGTCAGGACAACAAGAATCCGATCTTCGAGTACCTATCAAATGAAGCAGTGTGTTCCAGCGTGTCATTCGATGATTCTTTTTAACAAGGAGAATTAAAACATAATGTTAGGTTCGGTGCCTTAGTTGTGACGTTGCGTTCACTCTGCTGTTGTTTGGACTTCGTCACAAGAAACGTGTTGTCTCAATTTAGTGGAATGATATGGTGTCAGCTGAACGCTTATGaccttcgtttttttcgtctttgtcgtCTGTGTGAAACTATCTGTGATGTCACCTTTGATGCTCCCTGCGATGCATCCTGGCGAGATCCGAGGAGGTGGGCTATGTCCGTGCATTTGGTATGTTTTTGTGCGGTGACCAGGCAATGGTGGCATTCTTACAAAACTCGATTGACTTGTATGGCCCAACTGCGCTCGAAGGCGTTACGTTCCACGTCCCcgcagaagacgccgaagaTTTTCTTGCTGCTCTGGAGGAGTCGCTTCCTTACTCTTGGCATGATTTTGAGTCTGCGGTTGTTGAGGGTAGGTGGTGGGTAGAAAGCAAAACAAGGTAGAAGGGCTACATTATAAAAATGCAATCTCTCCGTTTGTTGTGTAGCAGCAGTGTTGAGCAAGGTACCTAGCGACGTGCTGTTTCCTGGTGGCTACTTTCGTCCTTCAGCCACTAGCCTGAACCTCACGGTGACTAGAGTTGGTGGCCCCTCGCTTAGAAACCGAGCGGTATGAGAGGTAAAGCGTACACCAAATAGAGGGGCCGTTTCACAGCTTGCAGCGGCATCACAATGTGGATGTGCCCTTGCCGCGTGACCCAGTTTTCTGCTGAGACTACATGCCCTCTCACAACGTGTGTTTTTGCTTcacttcctctctgtctccccttgTGTCACCCTCGTCTCCTGTGTGGCTTGCGGTATCAACATAGGCTATGTTGTTGACAATATCAATGGATTAGTGTTATCACTCGTATGAACAACACGAGAACACTACTGCTGAGATGCTAGTATGATCAGTACCGGCGTATGGGGAACAGTCATACCTGACGCTTTATAGCATTTTTTCTATTTTTCTTGTTCTCAGCACTCAAGCCGTTGACTGCCCTAGTCGTCGGGCGTCTCGTCTTTGTCCAGCTTCCATCGTTCCTTTTCGAGTTTTTGGCGACGACAGAGACCACGGCCGCAGCAGCTACCGCGACAGCCGAAGCGACCGGCGTGACTGTGGCGGGGATTCTCCCgagtctctgttccttcgcttcttgttTGATTGTTTTCGGGGGCTGTGTTTACGCACTCGTTCGAGGAGCAAAGGCTCTCCACTCGTCCCGGCGCGCGCAGCTTCTCATGTCGatgaagacagaagacgccAGTGAAAGCCAAGACGGAAGAAACCACGACGACCACGTAGAAAGGGAAACGTACGTCTGGGCGGAGAGGGCAGAACGGGGGGAAGCCGGAGTggacgaggggagagaggctTGCGAACAAGTGACAGAGACAAGCAACAGGAGGGGGAGGGAGGAGGTTCACGGAGAACGAGACGTGTATTTAGAAATAACAAAGCGTTTGGGAGAGGATGGAAACGGGAACGAGAGAACTGATGGAGACGTTGACACCGACGCTCGAAGAGCCACAGGTGGGAAACATCAACAGACGGAATCCGCGAGACAGACAACGAGTGTTGTTGTGATTAGAAGAGATCCAGAGCGGAAGTGGAAGGACGAAGATGCCGTACGTGAAGGCGTCTCTTTTGGAGAGTGGAGAGCATGTTTCCCTCCGTAAAACTTGAGGAACCGTTCGGCACCACAAAATGGAAGTTAAACTTTTCTTTAGCCAGAAAGGCGTATATGCAGGGTGACACGGAGTGGTCAGTTGCTTGTGTGACTGGAAGGGAGTTGAGTGCTTCCTTACTTGGATATGAATAGGATGAGCATGGGTTCATGAGTAAATCAAAAGGGGCTTCGGGAGAAAGGATTCATCATTTCCTCCCCTTTCGCTCTACGTTCATTCTGGTTGTGGTGTTTCCGGCATACCCTCCGCGCATATCCTGCATGGTGTCCCCCCGCACAAGGTCCTTGCCGTTAGGCAGGCAGTGTGAGAGGGAGTTCCTCAGAAAGTCTTGTGTGTTTGCGCGGTATGCTATGCATGGAAAAGGCACGGGGTCACTGTGGGTGCTCTACTgatttcctgtctctcttatTCACCTTTTCTGCTTATCACCGTCAGCTGCCGGGCACCGCGAGAGGAACGCCGGTGCCCTTTTCGTCAATCATCTTGTTCCATTTAGAGTCTTGGGTTTAAAAGTGCCAGCAACATCCATATTGTCTCGCATAGAATGACGCAGGAACACTTGTGAAGGAGACATGATGGTGAAATGAACGCAACGAATCATCAGAGGTGTTCTCGGCCATGTGTCTCTGTGCAAATGTTCCGTGATTAAGAGCCGGttaactcaaatcgaatgAACGGAGGCAGTATTCTACCTAGGGTAATGAAGGTGTCCCAAGTAAAAAGATACAGACAAGCGAAGCTATTGTTGATCGCTGTCCACCCGCTCTCTTTCGACGTTTTGTCAGTTCAGCAATATCGAAGATGCGAAACGACATTCGCCATGTTGTTTTGTCCGTAGTAGAAGACCCACTAACATGCACAGTCACCCTGTGAACAGTTTTCCGAATCGTTTTTTGAGCGAGTCCACTGTTCAAGCGTTTGCTGTCGCCTTTGTATTAGCTGCCCAACATCTTTCACATCTCTCATTTTAttgcctccttctcgttcgtgTCGCTTTTTTCAGCTCCACCCCCTCTTCACTATATTCATTCTGGGTAGggtttctccttgttccctCGGCCTATTATTGCCTTTCGTCGTTCACCTTTCGTCTCATATCCAGTTTGTTTGAGTTAAAAACAACCAAATGTTTCCATGCCGTGTTTTCTCGTAGTGTGTTCCTTGAAGGTCACATCGAATTGTTTCCACATCGAGTAG
This Toxoplasma gondii ME49 chromosome VIII, whole genome shotgun sequence DNA region includes the following protein-coding sequences:
- a CDS encoding hypothetical protein (encoded by transcript TGME49_233510), encoding MTKPDHDFNRRMPHVMKEAVCRGMMGLVKSPRDARHVYQETIVRLSCAGDSTRKPRFQAADKTERKIDAENWTRRRSALASITEKKRDAVVIYSFPRIAGVYFDTRECVPEKRRETLTRALRMRQSPSPTLAGLTEGRSSQLQSFLLVRAYFLVFPPNCCSVERKSQLKRGSGAALRHFSARGSANVQETRRRDQTRRRRFLPPFKAPFWPERNSQTLFTTRAKTALCARRAASGRGGVFLV
- a CDS encoding ATP-dependent RNA helicase (encoded by transcript TGME49_233520), yielding MDGPAPKLDLGSKRALGATGFDEDPRGDSARRRTGFSDGTEAKPSNFSSGPLPQASGFSDRAPGFAFPGGLPPAQAALPGTVGAASVAAAPLYPNGEVPEGINPYTGAPYSQRYYKILEGRKKLPSWNAKKNFLKLVKRNRTVILVGETGSGKTTQMTQFLIEAGLHQGKCVACTQPRRVAAMSVAQRVADEMDVELGKEVGYTIRFEDKSSPMTILKYMTDGMLLREAMADPLLERYSVVVLDEAHERTLATDVLFGLLKEVCKNRPTLKMVVMSATLDARKFQQYFDDAPILNVPGRMHPVEIFYTPQPEKDYLEACIRTAIQIHISEPPGDMLIFLTGEEEIEQTKRELEKLAQRHSECGELMVVPLYSSLPPAMQQRIFEPAPGPKYEGGKPGRKCVVSTNIAETSITIDGIVYVIDPGFSKQKVYNPRARVESLLVSPISKASAQQRAGRAGRTRPGKCFRLYTEKAFEQELVDQTYPEILRSNLGSVVITLKKLGIDDLVHFDFMDPPAPETLMRALEQLNYLGALDDEGELSPEGESMAEFPLDPQLAKALVDSAKFECSKEMLSIAAMLSVPLTFLRPKERSREADAAKARFSHLDGDHLTLLNVFHAYVQHGGGSPESERQFCFDNFLNPRSLASAKNVRTQLQRTMERLSIPLNSTPYTSKEYYSNIRKALVAGYFMQVAHLQRSGHYLTVKDNQTVALHPSTVLDHKPEWVIYHEYVLTSKNFIRTITQVRGDWLLEQAPHFYNPDDFPECDAKKVLKKMIERQKKEKEAKATNGNAANESKAPGVPASV
- a CDS encoding hypothetical protein (encoded by transcript TGME49_233530), encoding MAASPGSPAVSAALVQFGRGLQHAISNASSAIVAAAGHRSGTVTSSVVQSSAVSETSCAALLSPLLGLGVQSSPPSADKGSSTPIPDDRRAPDSSSHIQPVAPSHAHQSWPDSASTAREEGAPAVDTAPHTEEPGSEPGQAEDPASRSANNVSSLKRPPPSVREGDNVPRITRREDDASSSPPDRSIFVGPHEVPTVSGGGAGGRNTVGNRLSRCAPSYFPSQPGTTFQQRVGASTACCSLLSSPCAPSLCSSVPFPQQIPQLQVCRTEFDRMGFAGAESRLEEVENSWFFIDIFGGDNAFDKGTRGTQFGTSSYPVDETSNSFTECITPASVRDRRRYSFDRVLKVSSPTVEEEEINEMTRKGLKTDSHQALSTSAGGGDTLPTDGREGVTIPETRASRRCGDTVDGREESLVDIESRSSGLVRINEPSEIGLDASQLASTLTSELIYGSRASSFAADEGMVEAGTLSVARSVSRSKLSEGKIEANGGIEEPGGGNEEVERDLSAGTECRSSIPCSLRRLFETQIETQKDVYRVVSPIEKTWNRDPTYTNTQREKIRFLDRFLTPLSPEEKLHLATRSAAACDVRDGEKSQDDAFPGTEPVMRSRFPSTFFPALTARSFWPQRRYTTTTMCPENLLGGETAGYWRNNGTADLTSTSRNGERSARRPPPGRHRRCGTSGRHRMQKAGASTSFPSFAAMVAFLQNSIDLYGPTALEGVTFHVPAEDAEDFLAALEESLPYSWHDFESAVVEALKPLTALVVGRLVFVQLPSFLFEFLATTETTAAAATATAEATGVTVAGILPSLCSFASCLIVFGGCVYALVRGAKALHSSRRAQLLMSMKTEDASESQDGRNHDDHVERETYVWAERAERGEAGVDEGREACEQVTETSNRRGREEVHGERDVYLEITKRLGEDGNGNERTDGDVDTDARRATGGKHQQTESARQTTSVVVIRRDPERKWKDEDAVREGVSFGEWRACFPP